Genomic segment of Ailuropoda melanoleuca isolate Jingjing chromosome 1, ASM200744v2, whole genome shotgun sequence:
TAGAGGAAGGATCTTACGACAATGGTAATAGATTTGCATATATTCAACCCATGGTTACTTCCCATCAGTGGTGATATTTTTGTTGTGTTATGAAATAGTTGTCCACAGTACACATCCATGTTggcaaaagcaaaatcaaagagCACATTTAACTATAGAATTCACTATGGCTCTACTTAGGATCACCTTCACTTAAAAAGAACAGTAagaaaaattctcatttcttttacttcatttggCCCTCCTTTTCAGACATACCTCAGAAAGCCTTTATCAGTGACCACCatcttactgttttgtttttcattgcacTCAGCCCTTGAATCACAGAAGGAAGTTGCATGTATTTCCCCTGGATTTTGTAAGACATTAGGTCATGCATGTTGACcataacaaaaaaacattttagtgTGAAACCACAAAGCTCACTGTGATCTCAGCCCGCTGCCtctgggaagagaggcaggggcCTACATAGATTCATCACTAACCTTGAGATTAAGTGGTATTCTATTCCTATCTGTCAATTTCTCAAAGTCAGGCAAGAGTTCCTTCTCTGTTAACAAATTTCAGGccgttggcggggggggggggggggagaaaaatgCTTTCTTAACTGTGCCCATTACATAGTCTTCTCTAAATATACAATACTATAGTTGAGAATCCAGGTGAATTGAACTTTGCTTTAAATATTGTCCATTTGATGTTGGCTTTGAgttcctctcccagccctggcgAATTTGTGTAAGGATCTTGTCTATACATGGCAGGATGAGGATGAACTTGATCACCAGCACGGTGCAGGGAATGATCAGTGCTATCACATAGGCTGAAGGAAGATACCATCTGAGACTTGAAGGACTGAGGAATCTCTTTCCGCCATACACCATAGTGTGGGCTGTGCACAAGATCAGGGTCATATAACCCAGTTTGGACTACATaagtaagaaaaaatgtatatacattaacaccatatttacattttaaagtgaaacaCTCTAAGCAAATGAAGGATATTTATTACCATCCACAAAACTTTGACATCTGAAATATTTAGAACACTCTGCTAAGTACTGGAGAAGGCATTAGCCCTCCTTTGGGATGAtaaatactgcattaaaaaaaaaaaagattgtgctTACAAATGATATGGTGGTTTCatccttctaaaaatttttattcttgaagtatagttggcatacaacattgtattagtttcaggtgtacaacatctTGATTCGACAGTTCTATACATTTTGTactgctcaccatgataagtgtaggcACTtgctgtcaccatacaatgttattacactattattgactatattctctgtgctgtacTATTACTCCAGGGATTGGCAacacaggtgaaggggattaagtggTGGCTTCATCTTAACCTGGCTGGATGGGAAAGTTTGCTAAGAGTAAACTCTTCTGGGTTAGAATAAATAatgcatcttggcttcttccccaCTGGTAAAACTCTTTCCTTGATCAACTTTTCTGGAGGCcagagatgaataagacacagtATGTCCTCAAGAAATACCACATTAGTTTATGTTACTGACTAAAAGAAGATGCTAGCAAATTTCTATTGCGATAAAGAACAATTAGCAAACTTtacttttgtttgcttgttttggccTAAATTCTAAAGCTCAATGTTTATTTCTGTCTTAATGCCTTGACTAAAGGTGTTAACATGAGAAAATGTTGACTGCATTTGTTCTCTGGGAGAAACTGCAAGACTTTTGAAATTCGGAgagttttataaaattgaaatctCAGTTACTAATGGTCTTTTCTATTATTATACTGGTTCACAAGAAGCATGCATCAGAGTAatctggaaggcttgttaaaacacattgTTGGGTCAcacctccagagtttctgattcgtTAGGTCTAGGTGGAGCGCAGGGACTTGTGTCTCTAATAagatcccaggtgatgctgaggtTCTAGGTACCACACTTTGAGTACTACTTGTCCATAACAATAGTAACTAACTGCCTTTAGTGAAGTGTCTGGTGGTTGATATGTGGGAAACAATTTCCCTCTTATAGACCAGCGTTGAGTCCGGCATGATAACAATCTAATGCAGTTTGCTTTGATGGTTTTAAACTTGAGTTTAATATACGCCTTTTTGTATCAATATGTCTGTATGCTAAGGTTGATATTCAGAAGTAGAAATTTTGTCTTTGGGTTTCTCTTCATGTTGCGTCTAGCACATCCCTACATACAAAGTTTAATAGTGTTGGTATTTTTTACTCTCTACTCTTACCTGTGGCTCTGGGAGTAGGCAGTGGTCTTGGCAAGTGATGCCTAGCTAGGAAACAAAACTATTATGGTTTGCCTTTTGGTACCAGAGTTTAGCATTTTCTCACTTGAACTTGGTACAGTTGCTATTTTTGTGACATTGGTAGTGAAGtgaagaagcaaaatgaaaatttattaatggtatgagagaaaaatgagagtaTTTGTAAAGCCAGACTTATTTTGCAATATAAAGGAGATTAAATCTTGAAGTTCTTACCTGGACAAATCGGAACTCTCTCCAGTTGACTGTGTTGCTAACTGATGGCAAGGAAGTGATTCCCAAGAGTACAAACAGGAAAAATCCAAGGATTCCCAAAGCTATATATGAATCATAAAGCCAGGCAGTAGAGGTGCTAAATGGATCTTCTGTCTTGGCCATTGCCtaagaaaaattataagcaatttttaaaaattatatattttttacaaactgCCCAAACGTTTAAGGGGACTAAAAAATACCTCTGCATGGTAAATTTGCTCAAGATAAATTGTATGTATTTCTTAATAATCACTTGAAAATAACtgtagagaaaaatacatttggaaatgaTATTTCTTGGTAGAAAAAGTAATTGGTTCTGCTGGGACTTTATTATAATAGTTGACTCCAGGAGTCATGTAGAAAGTTTTAATTGACCCTATAAATTCTAAAACAAAGTAAACATTTACTTAAACCTTCTTTACCATATGGCTTCTTGTTCCCCAAGCAAAACTTGATGTTCTCAAATGATTGTATCAGGATTGTTTTTCGGCTTTATATGCTGATTGTTCACACACACAAAGTTTGGGTTCTTTCAAGCTTATTTCTGTAGTAATACAGCATCAGGTCTGTCACACCACAGACTGAGAAAAATCAGGCCCTTAAAATGGGACTCTTACCCAAGAACTTCCCATGTATTTGTTAGAGAAATAATGTAGAGAAATCCACAGGAGTACTGTCAATGAGTTATCGACTCATAAACTTTGAGAATGCAGTAAGATTGATCAAAACCAATTATTTCCAAGCTAGAATGAATGGATAGTACTTCCTCTGGGACTGCTTTAAGACTCTCCAAGCTGATTCTCTCTGAATTTTTGACTATGCAGAAAATAGTATTTGACTTTGCTCAGAATTGTTTAGTTTTCTAGCTATTGAGGATGGCTCTCTACAAGTCAAACATTAATGAAATTATAAGCACCCTTTTGTGAATTTGTTTACCCTCCTGTGACACAGGTTTGAATAGCTCCCTTACTTAGGAGATGGTTGGTTTTGAATTCCAAAAGGAAGTAGCATGCATAAAAATAGAAGCTTGAAAACGTATTGGTTTACATTTATTGActgcacaccccccacccccgcaaagCATTCAAGTAAGTGTTATTAGGTTTCCTGAGCCCCCAAATCTGTCAGTTTGCCAGTATCCCAGTGAGTTCTGGGAATACACATCTGGACCCAAGTGAACCTGGGAATCTAACTTTCATTCTCAGTAGTTGTATAAGGTCTtgactgaattcatttaaaaaacaaaaacaaaacaaaaacaaaaacaaaaacaaaaaacaaaaaaccaaaaaccaaaaaccaaaccaacaacaacaacaaaaaaggagaaaacaaccAAAACTTGACAGGAGCTctagttactttaaaaaacaaagatgctTAGAAGAGTGATTTTCTATAATTGTGAAATGTAATATGATATAGCAAGCTTTCTCTTTGATTTAAGGAATTGGAGAATACAAATGAGTAGAGATTTACCTGGGTAATGGTTCTGTTTTTCAGTGTCCATCGTACATAATAACGAATAGGAATCACAAGTGTGTAGAGGACATGAAGGAAGGCAAATCCTAGTGCTACCAAGCCAAGCTGCTTTCTGCAAAGCATCCAGTGGTCAAGCCAATCTGGGAATCGGCGGTATTTTGTACCTCGGTACAGTTGCAGAATGGCAGCAATAACACCAGGAAGGTAAACCAAGGCAAGCAATGTAAGTGCTGCTATCGGAAAGATACGATTTGGAATGGAAATAGCCAAGCGAAATGTGCTATCTTTCTTGCCATTAACATAAGGGTAGATTATGTCTCTTATAAcagagtagaaaaagaagaagatacaCAAGATAGCAGACAAATAGAAGGGGAACTTCCACATTGGAAATAGTTGCAGGGGgtagttttcaatttctttggctGCCATGAGAGATCCTTGATCCAATGGAGTAAGTCCAAGAGTACGAACCATATCCATCACTCTTTGCTTGGCTTTGCTATCATTTCCGCAGACAAACACCTGGGTtaagaataattaattaataaataattaaatagtaCTTATTCTCTctttaataattactttgaaattcTATATAAGCACCATGCAGAACAAGGACATGCTTTTCAAACAAGGATGTCGAAGCAACATGTTTTAAACTTGCACAAATGTGCTGGATGGTTAAGTACCAGGGTTCAAGTTGAGAGTGGTTTTAAGCATATCATACTGATACAATAGGAGTTGGCTCTCCACAGGGTGGAtggtttgatttttcttctgtattcatGGGTGCTACATCACTTAtggatttcttttcatctcaGGGAATAAATGGAACCAGTTTCATACAATGTGATGGGAATGGAAAGGATAACCATCAACAATCTGTGTTGTTTTTTCGTACTTACATGAGGCCTCTGGAGCCTGACACCATCGGGTTCCAACAAACTAAAAGCTGAAAGTGCCGACAATGGGAAATAAGTCACAACAATCGACTACTTTACTTGGTTAAACCCAAGAAAATTATCCATGGCACGTATTAGCAAACAGAAATGTTTAgtggatattttattttggaattctaTTTTGGCATGTTTGAGTTAAGTgcacattcactttttttttttaaagattttatttatttattagagagagagagacagagatagtgagagagagcaccagcagggagagggagaaggaggctccctgctgagcaaggagcccaatgtagggctcgatcccaggaccctgggatcatgatctgagctgaagttagatgcttaactgactgagccacccaggcaccccaacacattcactttttaaagattgagtGTCAGTTAATCATTTATTCTTACCTGCCGATTTGCATCCAGTGCTCCTGACTGGAGAGCCCAGGCAGAGATGGTGTTAAATGCTTTCACTACGTGGGCTCCAGGCACCAACTGAGCAAGGTACTCTGCATTAGATTCTGGATACTGATTGATTTTGAGGTTGTTGCTGATGTCGaccaatatttttcctttgagcACCTCAGTGAGTTCCTTGAGAAAATCATAATGCTCTCTGTGGACTGCTATGATTACGATGTCCGATTTCTGGGCTGCTTCTGAATAGCTGAAGACCTCTGCACCGCTGGGCAGCAAACTGGATTTGTGTGGGTTTCTACTTCCAAAAACAATAGAATAATCACACTGGAGCATTTTAAGTGCCAGTGATCTTCCAAAATCTCCAGTTCCAAAAATACATACAGTCTCTTGGTTTTCTGAAGAATTCATAGTAGAAGGAAATACATCTGTAGAAGTTTTTTCCATGACTGGAAGAGGATAACAGAAATAGCCAATGAAATATGAATGCTTAACATGGAAAAAATATTGTCATATATATTCTCATATGTGTCTGATTGAACAAAATCACTGGTCAAAAACTTCTGTTCGATAAAGAGACAGTGAAAAACCAGGACACTTATTGGTGGATGCTTTAAACTCTGGGTATGTGTTGCAATGATACTGCCTTTGTCCAACATTGAACAGTTCCAAGTGTTCTCAGAGCAAAATCTCGCAAAGGATGTGCTAGTAAGAAAACTGTACAGCCAATTTACCTATGTTTCATGatacaaaaaatcctaaataaaacattagcaaacagAATCTAGCTGCTTGTAAAGAGAAAATGCACAGTGATCAAATGAGGATTATTCAAGGAATGGAAAGATGAGTTCTGTAAATTCAATATTCAATCTATTAATTAAATTcaatattcaattaattaaattCCATCTATTAATATAGCTTACCATATTAGaagatttaaggagaaaaatacaatCATATTTGTGTATGCTAAATGGGCATATGTtaaaatttgacatttatttttgacTCATAGTAAAAAAGGAACAGATAGGTATTTCCTTAACATATAATCTCTCTCAACCTAAAATCTAGTATCTAACTTTAAAAGagaattatcaaaaaaaaaaagattactagAAACAATCCCAATAAAGTTATAAGCCAGACGACCataaggcagaagaacatatctgCTTTG
This window contains:
- the STEAP4 gene encoding metalloreductase STEAP4 isoform X2; translation: MEKTSTDVFPSTMNSSENQETVCIFGTGDFGRSLALKMLQCDYSIVFGSRNPHKSSLLPSGAEVFSYSEAAQKSDIVIIAVHREHYDFLKELTEVLKGKILVDISNNLKINQYPESNAEYLAQLVPGAHVVKAFNTISAWALQSGALDANRQVFVCGNDSKAKQRVMDMVRTLGLTPLDQGSLMAAKEIENYPLQLFPMWKFPFYLSAILCIFFFFYSVIRDIIYPYVNGKKDSTFRLAISIPNRIFPIAALTLLALVYLPGVIAAILQLYRGTKYRRFPDWLDHWMLCRKQLGLVALGFAFLHVLYTLVIPIRYYVRWTLKNRTITQAMAKTEDPFSTSTAWLYDSYIALGILGFFLFVLLGITSLPSVSNTVNWREFRFVQIITFASSIGGSLISWPRTNVPEPKTEL
- the STEAP4 gene encoding metalloreductase STEAP4 isoform X3 — its product is MEKTSTDVFPSTMNSSENQETVCIFGTGDFGRSLALKMLQCDYSIVFGSRNPHKSSLLPSGAEVFSYSEAAQKSDIVIIAVHREHYDFLKELTEVLKGKILVDISNNLKINQYPESNAEYLAQLVPGAHVVKAFNTISAWALQSGALDANRQVFVCGNDSKAKQRVMDMVRTLGLTPLDQGSLMAAKEIENYPLQLFPMWKFPFYLSAILCIFFFFYSVIRDIIYPYVNGKKDSTFRLAISIPNRIFPIAALTLLALVYLPGVIAAILQLYRGTKYRRFPDWLDHWMLCRKQLGLVALGFAFLHVLYTLVIPIRYYVRWTLKNRTITQAMAKTEDPFSTSTAWLYDSYIALGILGFFLFVLLGITSLPSVSNTVNWREFRFVQHRWQP
- the STEAP4 gene encoding metalloreductase STEAP4 isoform X1, encoding MEKTSTDVFPSTMNSSENQETVCIFGTGDFGRSLALKMLQCDYSIVFGSRNPHKSSLLPSGAEVFSYSEAAQKSDIVIIAVHREHYDFLKELTEVLKGKILVDISNNLKINQYPESNAEYLAQLVPGAHVVKAFNTISAWALQSGALDANRQVFVCGNDSKAKQRVMDMVRTLGLTPLDQGSLMAAKEIENYPLQLFPMWKFPFYLSAILCIFFFFYSVIRDIIYPYVNGKKDSTFRLAISIPNRIFPIAALTLLALVYLPGVIAAILQLYRGTKYRRFPDWLDHWMLCRKQLGLVALGFAFLHVLYTLVIPIRYYVRWTLKNRTITQAMAKTEDPFSTSTAWLYDSYIALGILGFFLFVLLGITSLPSVSNTVNWREFRFVQSKLGYMTLILCTAHTMVYGGKRFLSPSSLRWYLPSAYVIALIIPCTVLVIKFILILPCIDKILTQIRQGWERNSKPTSNGQYLKQSSIHLDSQL